ttttatttattttcagttagattatttatttaataattttaatataaacatTTTTCTTACATATTACTCATTAGTATAATTTATAACcatctaaaatttatatttctatattattttattacaattaGTGACTAGCTAGTAActtttttttagacaaatatCTTCTTAGTATAGTTGTAGAGATTAATTCCTCTCCAACATTTTGTTTGAAGAATCCTCTTTAACAAACGTTGTTTAGTCATGAGTGAATCTACCTAcaaattgttttgttttatagttgACCTCCATACCAATGAGATTTATTATTCtacttgaaatatatttatattttaattctttatcaGCATAAATTAcagttattataaattatattttttaattttttgttttattaaatttactactttttatatatatgatattatcATGTAGTTACTTTGTTGAATAACTTTGTATGTAacttattttgaatttgttttaccTAATTAACTTATTTAGCTAGGTTTAattgtatgataaaaaaaaatttaaaatcttaattttatctAAGTAGTTTTTTTGATACagattagtattttttttagtatttattatgttatcaccttattaatttaatgattattttgatatttggaaattggtattttcttttaaaaattataaaatctacATGTAAATTGATCACTttagtattaaaataaatggaacaacatatattataaataaaaatataatacataaaatgaatattttcatGAAGCCaatagataaaatttaattcacGGAAactatgatttatttattatcacagtttgactatttttttagtttattatcaatctatatattttatatacacacacacacgaTAATTTCcaatagaaaattttattgCGTACCTTCAAATTTATACTCTACCCGACGATTTAATAAAATCCGAATTTAACTTTttgcttataaataaataaataaattttatgttttgtattacatattttttgttatacaaaagtgttttgaaaacataaaaatatatattttttattttgaaaatgaaaatttgatatacaaaagttaaaattttcaGTCTTATTTGTATAttagaaaacttaaaaaaaaattctaatatataaaattcgattttttaaaacacatttgtatattgtaaaatatttcaaaaaaaaaatcccacACTCGAATTTAATTTAGTGGACTAGAAACAAAaggcttttttaaaaaaaataatatataaaatatgtagTTTATAGAAAATGTGGGACAAGAATATGAATGTGAAGTTAGAGGGTAAaattttctcttcaatattcaATGCAACTAGctttctcaattttttaaattaataaaaagggCTTTTACATTAAAAGATGTATGGGCATCTAGATCTATTGTGATTCGCgtgctttttataaaaataattaatgtgatTCGCGTGtttttaagtatattttaattCGAACAatgtgatgttattaatttggctaaatataaatataaatattttcaaaacacgtTTACGAATATGATAATGGAAGATCACCTTCCAagaaaagatataatttttgtttgccAAGGCAAAGAAAACGAATAATCACGActtcttaaattatttatttgactatgtttattttttgttatatataattgGATGATGTTATAAagagtttttatattatttgaaagtttaaaatgaacttttatatttttatggtttctattgtagaaaaaatatatatacatgaaTTATATAAAATCACTTATATGAGATAACAAAAGTCTCTTTTAATTGTAACAAAAAATCTTAAGTTCAAAATTTATgttcacaaaattaaaatacattaattattgtgtttatttattttatgggtCATGTtaaccaaaaaattaaataaaaaaaatatttgagttgAAGATATCATTTATTTACAATTCCAAAATATGATATGTATAATTTCCAATTAATTTCTTTATCAtctaacaaattaaaaaagggaaatgataaatagtaaaaaaatacaaataataaaaaaatacaaataataaaaatatacgaaattataaaaatagtttttttattgccattccaatattttttattaaatataaaaataattatttaaatgacaTCCAATAAACTGATAAgtcatcattattatatttataaaaaaaatattttgtattaaataatattactcattataaaattaaacacaattgtttttaaaaattggagATAAATCCCTACATGAACAAACGATATAGTACCATAAATATACTCAGTAACAAGGAGCACCAACTCAACCATCAAGAATATACTCAGGAAAAAAATGGATTACGACGTTAAGTTTGGATCACCAAGGTTTAGCAAGAAGGGGTGGAAATATGATGAGATCTTATTTTCAACGTTTAAATAGGtcagttttatttatttattttttttttaagtttgagtttggtctattatatattaaaaaatagatttgtacttttagtataatttataaaaagaatattttgagtatctttaaaaaagttaacatattaatcaaaaaattaaattttgttgagATAGAACCATGTCATccatttttttcaactttttgttttgaaaatatgatgtatatatgaataataattataaataacataaaataataaaatataaatatttaatttatagtaCACAAATTTTGGGAGACAATAATAAGCATACACGTCGGAGAGTGATAACAAATTAtggttaaaaattataataaaaatcttttattacattaatataCAAAGTTTTTTCtaaagagataaaataaataatatttgttataaaaatatgatgaattttttattttattattattaattatatataaatattatattttagttacaTACATATATGTGAACATGTCATGCATTGCAAATTTTGTAGAGAGTTTGAGtatcacatttttaaataaataaaaaaatttaaaaaattgagcaTGATATTTCAACTAAATAGATTAAACcgaattaaacttttatttgattgaattataGACTTCTTTCAGATAACTTGACTTATTCCCAACCCTAATATtagacaatttatttttattaaaatatagaagttttagtatatataaacaattttagtGAAATAAGTGGTTGATTTAGAAAACATATTTATgaacatttaatataataacGGAATAAATGTCAATACACATGAACGTTTTAAATTTGTCCACATCACTGTCAAAACAAAAGTGTAGTGCAGTGCTCacaaagatatatttaatttgtctcATTTAAATGTTTAATTCGAGTTGTgcatagtttttaataaaatatgattagttaattcaattgtaaaataatttttatttattcaaatgtaATTGTTAATTGTATATAGTGAATACATTTAATGAATTGAGATGCAATAAATAAGGGTGTATGTATAATTAGtgttatattgatattataagagtgacaaataaaaataaaaataaacaattggAAATGGGGATGTATCTAGTGAGATGTTTAGGGTTTATACTAGTTCGATCGTCATTATTAAGGGGATCtttattagtttattttctTCTACTTATTGATATACTTAAATTCAGCGAATAGTCCTATATGAAGTTGGGTTTAAACACGAGTATTTGGACGTGCATATGGATACAAGTCGTGGCGGAGTTTGACTAAAAAGTCTTAGACGACcgacataaaattataatatgtataaatcaaatatgcaaataatattatataacaaaaaaataggtTGTAATAAGCACACAAAGTgaagtatcaaataatttaactacatAACTTAAGAAAAccttaaattaatgttttacgctctttaattaatttgaaatcatcaataatagacTTAAAACTGCAAAACAAATAGTTGCATTCTAAATCTAAAGAGTTGCATTCTAAAATAGACAACcattatttatgtttctttattCTAAATCAGCAAAATTAGCAATTTAGGAAACAAAATCAGCAAACAGACAACCATCATTCTAAATTTGTCGTATATCTTATTCAATAAATCAACCAATTTATGAAACATAAATcagcaaaaaaaacatataaataagcAACAAAAATCAGCACAAATATTCTAAATGGACAAAAATTAGCACAAACATTCTAAACTAGcaacaaaaatcaacaacaatAATCAGCAAATCAACACAAACACCTTGTATGCAACAAAAATCAGCACAAACATCTTGTTCAAACACCTTGTTCAGTAAATCAGCAAGATCTGAACCTTTTGAGTTTTGACAATGAATGGCCGAGGTGAGGAGAGGCAGCAGTAGCGGCACAACAGGAGAGAAAGGAAGAGAGAGCAGCAGCGGCACGACGCAACATGAGAGAGAGTATACTGATTTAGGATTTTAGGTatcattataattttgtaattttaataaagacattttttatattttacctatcttttttttttgtggtcGCGAGCCACTTGTCATAATTGCAAGATCCGCCCCTAGATACAAGAACTAAAATTCAATATGACAATGCATGGTTGGTCTCGTGCGCCACACAACCATCATATATTATGACATAACCTACCATGATCTCAGTTTTCAATTAATCAAACTCACACAAAGTTATCGTTCACTCCATATAACATCTACTAGTAGGAAACTGACAATGATACGTGACACCCAAATAGACATACCCTCAATCCAATCACATCAagacaattatatatataaatcatatcAAATGAGATGAATTTTACAATTAGAGAGCGAGATAGTTAAATCTTGACCATACAAccatatatagataataaatcatatcaaaTGAGATGAATTTTACAATTAGAGAGCGAGATAGTTAAATCTTAACCATACAACCATATATAGATAATCCCAATTGAGAGTTATTTAAGTGAcatataatcatttaaaaaagttacatgACTTTTTCTTCTAATCTTAATCATCTATATATAATTGTGTGGTCAAGATCATTTGATTATTTCACTATCTTATTATAAAACTCATATCAATTGATATgtttcacacacacacacacacacacacacacacacacacatatatatatatatatatatatatatatataataaagggtaggtataacaattataaaattcttgctttttttttacaactcaATACAGCAAAGGgggataaaaaaattatattattttttactcaaCAAAAGATTacatttaaatcattaaaaCATAGACTGAAttattctaattaatatattgatTGTTCTAAAACAGACTTATTAATCTTTCAttgattaaataagttttttatttctataaatatatcaaattttattttttgtcttataaagtttttcttcaaataatttctctcaaattttttatcaacaattttgatcattaattaatgtgtattatttgaatttttgaattatatttcaaccatttttaaaatattataataatctctcttacataaatttaatttttttaacaaataataaattaaatataaatttttaagtacttataatttaaaaatcatatttaatttatctattgttaaaatttttaaatatttgcgaaataaattattataatattttgaacaatggttgcaaaatatcattcaaaaatttatttgaattgatttaaaaacattgattaaagttgttgataaaaaatatttgagagactattattaaaataaaatttgtagaagaattaaaaacaaaataatataaacttattaattcattttttatcacAGACAAAACACATCGTTTTAAGTTTCATGAAAGTAACATTCcatcttaattatttaaatattcatatttcCCCGTAttctttccatctttttttgtTCCCGGGTGCACATTTTCCATCATCTCCTAAATTTGTTTTTGCCATGATCATTAAGTAGTTTAGTGTATCTTATGGTGACAGTGGGTGTGTCGTGTGTGGTTGGACTATTTATAGgatttgtttttgatttttggtggtttaagttttttttttgttagtgtGTTGAAGAAAAGGAAGGGCTTAAATTAGAGCTAAAATTAGGAATTGATGAATGAAATTAGAAGTTTAAGGGCATgtttaattcaattttgatttttggtttaaaaaactatttttaagaagaaaataaaaattcatttggcAATTCTGTTTTTAAATCCGTTTTATTTTAGATatgagaaaaatgaaatttttttatatgattgacttgttttcaaaatgttttaaaaagaaaaaaagaaaaaaattgtttggtaattactttaaaaaaaatgtaatttcaaGTGAATTTTCAAGAAAATGTTAATAACTTGGTAATATTGTATAATAATTTGGTAAAAATgatgtatatttttattaaaagttatcaaccaacaataaaaaaatgaaatatatttaaaatcaaaaataaaataatcttcaatatattaattaaattaatttatgtttttaaaatttataatttgacTAAATTACATGTTTGACCCTTcttgattaaattatatttttgatatattaattaatttaaattttattttgatctattaatttattttttctttttattttggtctcttaaattataaatgttaGGTATTTTAGTCCTTCAAGTTATTGTCGTTTTGTTTTAGGTCTCTtaagttataaatataaatcattttgatctctttaattataaaatgatacatttttatttcttttaggttatttttatatttcccTTTGATTGcctaagttttatttatttgattttgatcccttaaattacaaatattaaacgttttattattttaaattattttcattttaatagcGACTAATATTATAACTTAAAGAACCAAAgtgtttattttttacaatttaagagaacaaatatgtaatttaaccatatttaaaatataaaaaaatcacataataaaaacataaaacaattgTTATTTTAGGAAAACATGAGATAGTAAAAACATATCTGAATGCTCATGTGAGTAAAcaagaaatataaatttatcaaactCTATAAGATAGTAATacactatttaaaaatatattcaaagaTCTCTAATCCTAATTATTTCCTCTCCTTTTATAGTCCAatgaataaaaatcaaatagtgAACTTGAAGGAGTATATGGGTGGATGGTAAAAGACAACTCATCACATTTATTTCGGAGTTGAAATTTCTTGGTTTAAATTGACATTTTCAGAAGATGATTGTGAagaaaagaagatgaagatttAGGAAAGAtggttttaattattatttttatttaatagtattGAAAGTCGTCGCATAAAACCATAAGGAACACATGTGTATTCTTTAATAGAATGAgttaaaatagtaataatacaCATATTTTATGACTTATTCCACTTTAGTGTTAACGATAAACTTACAAgattaaactaatatttttgaaaattttaaagaaCCACTAGATATATTTTACCTTTTATTATAAGAACATCAACAGACTGAAACAACAGTATAATGTATTCAAAGTTGACCAtctaagaaaaatttatattcataattacaaatagaaaaaaaaaatcaccgaATCAGATTATATATTAATCaataaatcatcaaaatatgttcattaaaaaataaatcaagatttttctaaaatgttttctttaatttttagtgGTCACAGTGTTTTCTATTGGTAATTTTAATTccttaaaatcaaaataaatagagGTTTTATGTTGCACCAAAAAAAATTGAGGTtttgaacattaaaaatttaatttaatagtaaGAAGACAATTATTCTGAATTTGTTGACATATTCCTTCTTTTTATGTAAACGGCTTTAactttataaatcaatttattttacttaattgaataaattaatgtaattttttaataaaaaaatatatttaaacaaaatattaattataatataccaCCATAATTAAACCGTAGATGACTTAGATGCAACATTCCTCtctaaaaataactatataacCACAAATTAATTACGTGtctcatttattattattgttacatTGTTATGCCATTACTTTATTGTTTATCTCCCTCATCCACTAGATATATCTAATTAAGGATCCATAGATTTAGTTGAGAGATTGTTGTAGAAACATTTGATGGAGAAGATCCAGATTCGTTGCATATGCTTGTCAATGGGAATAATTTGTTGGATTTCAcacattgttattttaattataaagtaaGCGTTTGTGAAAAAATATTGGACATAATAATTTACTGTAAAGGCTTAATCTACACGACACTAATTAAGTATACACATATATAACACATTAATGTATaactaaataaacaaatatttatctcatgcTTTAGGTGATGCTGCATTGGGTGCAGGTGATGGTGCCCTTAAAGGTGCATTGGTTGGTGCTTTTAAGGATGCAAATTTTCTTGCTATATTTGTTGGTGACAATACAGGAGGATCAATAGGTGCATTTGTTGGTGTCAATTCAGGTGCTTCAATTGGAGCAAAATTTGGTGATTCTGTTGGTGAATTCTCTGGTGACTCCACTTCATCCTCTTCATCATCAGGTAAATTTGCTGGTGCTTCTACTGGTGCTTGATTTCCTCTGTTTGTTTCCTCACTGATTTTTGTTCATAACACCAATCACATTTAGTTTCTCATAAATTGAACACTTTAATCTTATATACCAACATCATTAATTTTTtgtcttctttttttattacaagagcattttaatgtttatttttaattttcttttgtgtATCACCCAAATGCTTATAATATACattaaaacaatattgaaaGTGTTATCAAAATGTatcatgacatttttttaaaaacttttacaTAGAGTTGATTATATATCCATccttaaatttaatatctttcAATATAAATGTCTGAAATTTGAATCTCCTATATTAGTTATATTAGTTGTATGGTGTAATAGTTGTAGGAACTATTAGATTAAAGAGAAAATCTAACGAACTCTACAATATAAACTATACGTTAAAACTAATATAAGAAATCTACATAAAAGAGTCTTAAACCAAATGCAGATGATTCATTTTGCGAAATTACTAAAAAAGAATGGTTCGCACGATCTTACCCGTCCGCTTCTTCTACCCATCCAACCAAGGAATTAGGCCCATCACCCAAAGCTTCTATAGCAACTTGTTCAATAGCTTCATCTTCCAAAACACTTTGAGCTTCATTCAATGTATCTTGAGGGATACCAGATTGTTTGGCTTGGTCTATTAAACTTTGCCATGGATCTTCTTCACACAAAACTGAATAGTGTGACAACACCACCAATGTAAATACCAAATGAAATGATATCTCTGTCGCCATTTTTTCCttcattataattaattaatagttaatCTTATATTGTTGAAGAAACACACATTAACAATTGTATTGTGATAGTTTGCAATAATATGAAGTGCAAATTTCTTTGGTTGAAATTTCTTTGTTATAATTATATAGTGCGAAGCGAAGTATAATTGGTttcacaattaaattaaaatgggaTTCACACAAGTGTTAAGTAGTTTTTGGTTatatcacataattttttttgctatatttaaacaattttatgaatttcatTGTCTAATGTTAGAACACTCAACTTATCGGCATCAACCATATAACAATGTTTGTCCTTCATTCGCGGCTTTGCTAATTACAAAGTAAGTGTATGTGGTTGTACACCATCATTAATTAagatttatctttcttttttaagaaaagtaatatttattttttgtgttaaaGACCGAACAATAAtggtttaaatataaaatcttaatcGTTCAACATGTTACATCGTACAATAcactgtaaaataattttaaattatcgaTGTATTACTTTTATTCTCGTTACATTTTAAAAggattgaaataaatatttagttaaaatataagtatattaattaaaacatatgatttttaaaatgaatagtGTGTAAAAATGAGAGATATTAATTTGTTATGAATTTAGGCAATGTACTaatcttaatataaatgtttagtTCGGTTGTGGTGGCGCCATAACAAATCTTTGATTAATTCATATAAACGCGCGCAGTGTGCAGAACAGAGAGAGTGTAACGCCGGTAACATTCTTCAGTTCACCATGACGGACGGTCATCTCTTCAACAATATTACCCTCGGTGGCCGCGGCGGCACTGTaactttctctctctctctctctctctctagaaTCTTCCATTTTTCACTTTTCTCAGTATCGGCGCTCTTTCCTTAAACCTTCTTTTCATTCCTCTTTCTTTCAACCCTAATTGTTTCTTTCAATCTTCTCTGACCTCTTCATTTCACTTCATATAGAAACTTTCGCTATTTTCTTCCCTTTTCAAATTCATAAACCCCCACGCTTAACTAGGGTTTTCctctctattttaatttattttttattttttatgattttttttctttccttttatttttaagttctagttgttattatttttgtgtagaatatcatatatttattttgtaagtaTGTTGGTAATTTTGCTTGTAGTGGCTAGTGTGGGAAATTTGGTTCCTATGCTCGAAACCCTAGGGCagtgagttttgtttgaaagaaATGGGAAGGTAGAAAGTATATAAACTGACGAAAAACAAAGTTAACCATGACTGAAGATGAGATAGTTCATTTTCAGCTGGATCATATTTTCGGATATACCACATTCACCAAGCATGTTCAACAGTGCAAAGTGTGTGATTTTTGGTCCAAATTTTATAGCTTCCAGCCTCAAACCTAGTTAACCAAAACTGTAGTGAGTGATTTCATTTGGTGTTATTATGtgcaatttatttaaatatacgTCTACTGTCTAGTAAGTGTTACATTGCCTGTTATAAGTCATGCCAAGGTTTTATCAATTTCATTgcgatttttattttaaaaatagcaaCGATTagaggagaaaaatgaaaattttctaGTAAATTTGTGAGTAGGTGACTGAAAATAGCAGTTGTTATCTATGACATTCATGTTCATATTATTGGGGTTGCAGAATCCGGGgcagataaaaatatattctgGAGGGATTTTATGGAAGAGACAGGGAGGTGGTAAATCAATTGATGTTGATAAGTCTGACATAATGGGCGTAACATGGATGAAGGTTCCGAGAACTAATCAACTTGGCGTTGAGATCAAAGATGGGTTGTACTACAAATTCACTGGTTTCCGTGATCAGGTAGCTCTCTGCCCTCCTGAATTTGCACTTACACATGTTTGGTGGACATAAAAGAATTCAATTATCTGTTTTGGTTTGTTATTTTTGTTCCTTTGGTTAGCACTTTGACTGATCTAAACATTGATAATTTAGACTTGAATTGCCATCAAATGCTGTTTCTTGTgttgatatttttattcttattttgcAGGATGTTGTAAGCTTGACCAATTTTTTCCAAAACACCTTCGGAGTAACTGTTGAGGAGAAGCAGCTTTCTGTTACTGGGCGCAATTGGGGAGAAGTTGATCTAAatggttggtgacctttacacaAATTGACTTTTGTATTTTAA
The genomic region above belongs to Cicer arietinum cultivar CDC Frontier isolate Library 1 chromosome 4, Cicar.CDCFrontier_v2.0, whole genome shotgun sequence and contains:
- the LOC101515237 gene encoding uncharacterized protein — protein: MKEKMATEISFHLVFTLVVLSHYSVLCEEDPWQSLIDQAKQSGIPQDTLNEAQSVLEDEAIEQVAIEALGDGPNSLVGWVEEADGEETNRGNQAPVEAPANLPDDEEDEVESPENSPTESPNFAPIEAPELTPTNAPIDPPVLSPTNIARKFASLKAPTNAPLRAPSPAPNAASPKA